From the Acidimicrobiales bacterium genome, the window CCATGCTCCTCGGCTACCGCCTGAAGGTGGCCCTCCCCCGCCTCGACCGGGGCGGTGGGAGCCGGCAGTTCGGCTCGATGTTCCTCTTCGGCGTCTCCTACGCGATCGCGTCCCTGAGCTGTACCCTCCCGCTCTTCCTCACCGTCGTGGCCGGCACCACGGAGCGCTCCAATCCCCTGTCAGGCCTCTTCGCCTTCGGTGCCTATGCCCTCGGGATGAGCGTCGTGCTCATGGTGCTGTCGGTGGCCCTGGCGCTGGCCCGGGAGTCGATGGTGCGGCGGGTGCGTGCCGCCCTCCAGTACGTCGACCGCGTCGCCGGCGTCCTGCTCGTCCTCGTCGGGGCCTACCTCGTCTACTACGGGGTGTGGGCACGTGACCCGCTCAACGCCACCACCAGCCCGTTCGGCGCGGTGGAGCGCTGGTCGGCCGACATGGCCGGGTGGTTGGGCAACGGTGGCGTCGGCCTGGGTCTGACCTTCGCCGGTGTGGTGGTCGCCGCGGTCGTGGGCGGCGCCCTGCTCCACCGTCGTGAGCGGCACGACTTGCCCGGCGCCGGGCACGAGGTCGAGGGCGAGGGCGACACCGAGCCCGTGACCACCGCCTGACCCGAGGTGGGGCGCCAAGCGCACCCAGTCCGTAGGGTCGGGGCATGGACCTCCGCATCTTCACCGAGCCCCAGCAGGGAGCGACCTACGACCAGCTCCTCGGGGTGGCCCGAGCCACCGAGGAGCACGGCTTCGACGCGTTCTTCCGCTCCGACCACTACCTGGCCATGGGCGGCGGCGACGGCCTGCCCGGCCCCACCGACGCGTGGGTCACCCTCGGCGGCCTGGCCCGGGAGACCTCTCGCATCCGCCTGGGCACCCTGGTGACGGCCGCCACCTTCCGACTGCCGGGGCCCCTCGCCATCAGCGTGGCCCAGGTCGACCAGATGAGCGGCGGCCGGGTCGAGCTCGGCCTCGGCAGCGGCTGGTACGACGCCGAGCACTCCGCCTACGGCATCCCCTTCCCCTCCCTCGGCGAGCGCTTCGACCGCTACGAGGAGCAGCTCGAGGTCATCACCGGCCTCTGGGCCACGCCCGAGGGCGAGCGCTTCTCCTTCGACGGGTCGCAGTACCAGGTGGCCGACTCCCCCGCCCTCCCCAAGCCCGTGCAGCGTCCCGGACCCCCGATCATCATCGGTGGCGGTGGCAAGAAGCGCACGCCCGCCCTGGCCGCCCGCTTCGCCAACGAGTTCAACCTGCCCTTCGCTCCCGTCGACCGCTTCGAACGCC encodes:
- a CDS encoding LLM class F420-dependent oxidoreductase translates to MDLRIFTEPQQGATYDQLLGVARATEEHGFDAFFRSDHYLAMGGGDGLPGPTDAWVTLGGLARETSRIRLGTLVTAATFRLPGPLAISVAQVDQMSGGRVELGLGSGWYDAEHSAYGIPFPSLGERFDRYEEQLEVITGLWATPEGERFSFDGSQYQVADSPALPKPVQRPGPPIIIGGGGKKRTPALAARFANEFNLPFAPVDRFERQCQRVRAACEAIDRDPDELTYSIALVACCGTDEAEVERRAAAIGREPDELRANGAGGLPGEVVDAIGRYADAGASRVYLQVLDVDDLDHIALLGDQVLPRLT
- a CDS encoding cytochrome c biogenesis CcdA family protein, encoding MIEVPLAYAFTVGMVAAVNPCGFPMLPAYLSYFIGLDDERADGGGRVPRALAAAAAVSAGFLVVFSALGIPINAGVTSIYRWMPWLTIVIGLGLVGLGGAMLLGYRLKVALPRLDRGGGSRQFGSMFLFGVSYAIASLSCTLPLFLTVVAGTTERSNPLSGLFAFGAYALGMSVVLMVLSVALALARESMVRRVRAALQYVDRVAGVLLVLVGAYLVYYGVWARDPLNATTSPFGAVERWSADMAGWLGNGGVGLGLTFAGVVVAAVVGGALLHRRERHDLPGAGHEVEGEGDTEPVTTA